Genomic segment of Thiomonas sp. FB-Cd:
GCAAGGCCCATCCGCACAGCCATGCGGTCACGACCAGCGTGGGGGCGACCGGCAGCCATAGCTGCAACCAAGCGCGACGCTCGGCAATGCGCGGATCCTCCTCGGGAAACGGTCTGCGAGAAATCAACGCCAGCGGTTGCGCGGCCAATCCGCCAAACAGAAGCAGCAATATTGTCAGAAGGGTTTCACGTCCCATGACTGAATCTCCTCTTGTCCCGGATCGCGCACTCGAGTTGCTCGAGAAGATCAGGATTAATCTCGTCAACGGCTTCGACTAACGCTGCGACTGCCGCATGGGGGCTGGGCCCCAGGAAGCGGTTTACGAGATGACGAGCACGCGCCCGCTCCACTGTTTCGCGCTCGACCGCAGGGGCGTAGACAAAGGCAGCCCCCTCCCGGCGTCGCTCGACCAGTCCCTTGTCGCGCAGGCGGTCAATAACCTTCGCGGTTGTTGTATAGACCAAGCCGTCTGGCGCGCCAACGCGCTCATGCAAGTCGCGCACGGAGGCGGTACGCAGGTCCCACAAGGCGGTGAGCACTGCATATTCAAGGTCATCAGCGGGTAGGCGGAACTGAAGCACACGAACATCCTACGACGACAGTCGTAGATGGGCAATTGATGAACATGAAAACTTTTGAAGCAAGCCAAAGGCGAGTTGCCTGTGGCGGGGATGTGCTGCAAGCACTGCATCCTCCGGCTGTGGGCTGTTGCCGCAGGCTGCAATCGTTATTCGGGACCTAAAAGACGCCGACCATCCCCTCC
This window contains:
- a CDS encoding BlaI/MecI/CopY family transcriptional regulator, with the protein product MLQFRLPADDLEYAVLTALWDLRTASVRDLHERVGAPDGLVYTTTAKVIDRLRDKGLVERRREGAAFVYAPAVERETVERARARHLVNRFLGPSPHAAVAALVEAVDEINPDLLEQLECAIRDKRRFSHGT